One Aegilops tauschii subsp. strangulata cultivar AL8/78 chromosome 7, Aet v6.0, whole genome shotgun sequence genomic window carries:
- the LOC109760926 gene encoding uncharacterized protein: MPPGGGGEGGRTGEQRIGEQDHPPATGHECRDEEAASRSPPTPLRPYLAATPVASQNKKMRREDEQQGEEEEPPASFPEDVLVEILSRVPYISLFHFKCVSKQWLALCSAPEIRKRSPQTLSGFFYFSAGWRFQNLSGKDPPIVDPNLRFLRGSYKYFSIQ; the protein is encoded by the exons ATGCctccaggaggaggaggagaaggaggacgAACGGGCGAACAAAGAATCGGGGAGCAGGACCACCCGCCGGCGACTGGCCACGAGTGCCGCGACGAGGAGGCCGCATCCCGCTCGCCGCCGACGCCGTTGCGGCCTTACCTCGCCGCCACTCCGGTCGCCTCTCAG AACAAGAAGATGAGGCGGGAGGATGAGCAgcagggggaggaggaggagccccCGGCGAGCTTCCCGGAGGACGTTCTCGTCGAGATCCTTTCTCGGGTGCCCTACATCTCGCTCTTCCACTTCAAGTGCGTGTCCAAACAATGGCTCGCCCTCTGTTCTGCCCCCGAAATTCGCAAGAGGTCGCCGCAGACCTTGTCTGGCTTCTTCTACTTCAGTGCCGGTTGGCGTTTCCAGAATTTGTCTGGGAAAGATCCTCCCATCGTCGACCCCAATCTCCGTTTCTTACGCGGCAGCTATAAGTATTTCAGCATCCAATAG